In Streptomyces sp. NBC_01707, a genomic segment contains:
- a CDS encoding ABC transporter permease, whose translation MNETTPAPVPAAPALVPQKAPASAGRGVPRPPSGGTEPTRAQRLAELVQRQGVLAVLLTVVIVASFVYPTFATLDNARGVTVQASFLAVVALGMTMVIITGGIDLSVGSVFALGGVLAAWASQWGLLPALLVPLLVCAAIGLLNGLLIARAGMAPFIVTLATLLAARGILLAFTDEGATTYLVPKGSAFAELGQGSIWGFGHPILIALVLFAGGGLLLQRTSFGQTLFAVGGSSDAATLMGLPVARTKILVYTLSGLLAGLAGALNAARLSSGVTIIGVGMELDAISAVVIGGTLLIGGAGSISGTLWGVLLLAVIQNLINQIGSLNSSYQSVVSGGFLIVVVVAQRYLARSRRTT comes from the coding sequence ATGAACGAAACCACACCCGCCCCCGTCCCCGCAGCCCCGGCGCTCGTGCCGCAGAAGGCGCCCGCGTCCGCCGGCCGCGGCGTGCCCCGGCCACCGTCCGGCGGCACCGAGCCGACCCGCGCACAGCGGCTCGCCGAACTCGTGCAGCGCCAGGGCGTGCTCGCCGTACTGCTCACGGTCGTGATCGTGGCCTCGTTCGTGTATCCGACGTTCGCCACCCTGGACAACGCCCGTGGCGTGACAGTGCAGGCGTCCTTCCTCGCCGTCGTCGCCCTCGGCATGACGATGGTCATCATCACGGGCGGCATCGACCTGTCCGTCGGATCCGTCTTCGCCCTGGGCGGAGTGCTCGCGGCCTGGGCTTCGCAGTGGGGTCTCCTGCCCGCACTGCTCGTACCGCTCCTGGTGTGTGCGGCGATCGGTCTGCTCAACGGGCTCCTGATCGCCCGCGCCGGGATGGCACCGTTCATCGTCACGCTCGCCACCCTCCTCGCCGCCCGCGGCATCCTCCTCGCCTTCACCGACGAGGGCGCGACCACGTACCTGGTGCCCAAGGGCTCCGCCTTCGCCGAGCTCGGGCAGGGCAGCATCTGGGGCTTCGGCCACCCGATCCTGATCGCCCTGGTGCTGTTCGCCGGCGGCGGGCTGCTCCTGCAGCGCACCTCGTTCGGACAGACGCTGTTCGCCGTCGGCGGCAGCAGCGACGCGGCCACCCTGATGGGCCTTCCCGTCGCCCGAACGAAGATCCTCGTCTACACGCTCAGCGGTCTGCTGGCCGGACTCGCCGGAGCGCTCAACGCTGCCAGGCTGTCCTCCGGCGTCACCATCATCGGCGTGGGCATGGAACTGGACGCGATCTCCGCCGTCGTCATCGGCGGCACCCTTCTGATCGGCGGCGCCGGATCGATCAGCGGCACGCTCTGGGGTGTCCTGCTGCTCGCCGTCATCCAGAATCTGATCAACCAGATCGGCTCGCTGAACTCCTCCTACCAGTCGGTGGTCAGCGGTGGGTTCCTTATCGTTGTCGTCGTGGCACAGCGCTATCTGGCGCGCAGCCGCAGAACCACCTGA
- a CDS encoding ABC transporter permease, giving the protein MTTQATLASPARPFAWLRNPSWYQEYGVYAAVAVLLVFNAVFTEHFMTADNLRTQLVQVAPIVIVALGMALVIGTEGVDLSVGSTMALAAALLPLYLGYGLVPALAVALLAGAVVGAVNGALVSLIGLQPIVATLALFVGGRGLALVMADGQLKQIVNPDLLSLGTGSFLGIPLVVLIAAVLAVAVAFLVQRTTFGRQIVAVGGNRPAAALAGLPVRRVLIGVYVLCGVLAALAGILATARLTASDPSSLGTLMELSAITAVVVGGTPLNGGSIRVLGTVAGALLMQLLRATLVKHDLPDSTAQIAQAAIIIAAVYVARERRSR; this is encoded by the coding sequence ATGACCACCCAGGCGACACTCGCCTCACCCGCCCGTCCGTTCGCGTGGCTGCGGAACCCCTCCTGGTACCAGGAGTACGGCGTGTACGCGGCCGTGGCCGTGCTGCTGGTCTTCAACGCCGTGTTCACCGAGCACTTCATGACCGCCGACAACCTCCGTACCCAGCTGGTCCAGGTCGCCCCCATCGTCATCGTGGCCCTGGGCATGGCCCTGGTCATCGGCACCGAGGGCGTCGACCTGTCCGTCGGCTCGACGATGGCGCTGGCCGCCGCCCTCCTCCCGCTCTACCTCGGATACGGGCTCGTGCCGGCGCTCGCCGTCGCCCTGCTCGCCGGAGCGGTCGTCGGAGCGGTCAACGGCGCCCTGGTCTCGCTGATCGGGCTGCAGCCGATCGTCGCCACGCTCGCCCTGTTCGTCGGCGGCCGGGGACTGGCCCTGGTCATGGCCGACGGTCAGCTCAAGCAGATCGTCAACCCCGACCTGCTCTCGCTCGGCACCGGTTCCTTCCTCGGCATCCCGCTGGTCGTGTTGATCGCCGCGGTGCTCGCCGTCGCCGTCGCGTTCCTCGTGCAGCGCACCACCTTCGGCCGTCAGATCGTCGCCGTCGGAGGCAACCGGCCCGCCGCCGCCCTCGCCGGGCTGCCCGTCCGGCGCGTACTGATCGGTGTGTACGTGCTCTGCGGGGTGCTCGCCGCCCTGGCCGGCATCCTCGCCACCGCCAGACTCACCGCCAGCGACCCCTCCTCGCTCGGCACCCTCATGGAACTCTCCGCCATCACGGCCGTCGTCGTCGGCGGCACCCCGCTGAACGGCGGCTCCATCCGGGTGCTCGGCACCGTCGCCGGCGCCCTGCTCATGCAGCTGCTGCGGGCCACCCTCGTCAAGCACGACCTGCCCGACTCCACCGCACAGATCGCCCAGGCGGCGATCATCATCGCCGCCGTCTACGTCGCCCGGGAGCGTCGGTCCCGATGA
- a CDS encoding LacI family DNA-binding transcriptional regulator: MGVSLKDVAQRAGVSIKTVSNVVNNYQHVTPKMRAKVQQAIDELGYRPNLTARHLRKGRTGIIALAVPEFGNPYFAELAGAVVDAAARHDYTVLVDHTGGLREKELLVSQGFRSHVIDGLILSPIHLETEDLMARTETAPLVLLGEREYEAPYDHIAIDNVAAARDAVRHLIDLGHRRIAFLGSRTGRERQPAHLRLRGWREELAAAGIEADESLVVVTDGYGREDGAVAMAALLDRGERPDAVFAYNDLIAIGAMRTLSERGLRIPDDVAVVGFDNIEESLYGATTLTTIAPDKEAIARLAVDSLVERLSGSPVPEPRRPRPGYRLIVRESTVMRPPAEQSGP; this comes from the coding sequence GTGGGCGTCAGCCTCAAGGACGTTGCGCAACGGGCGGGCGTGTCGATCAAGACCGTGTCGAACGTGGTGAACAACTATCAGCACGTCACACCCAAGATGCGCGCCAAGGTGCAGCAGGCCATCGACGAACTCGGCTACCGCCCGAACCTCACCGCGCGCCATCTGCGAAAGGGCCGGACCGGCATCATCGCCCTCGCCGTGCCCGAATTCGGAAACCCGTACTTCGCGGAGCTGGCCGGTGCGGTCGTCGACGCGGCGGCCCGGCACGACTACACCGTGCTGGTCGACCACACCGGCGGCCTCCGGGAGAAGGAACTCCTGGTCAGCCAGGGCTTCCGGTCCCATGTCATCGACGGCCTCATCCTCAGCCCCATCCATCTGGAGACCGAGGACCTGATGGCACGCACCGAGACGGCGCCGCTGGTCCTGCTCGGCGAGCGTGAGTACGAGGCCCCCTACGACCACATCGCGATCGACAACGTGGCGGCCGCCCGCGACGCCGTGCGGCACCTCATCGACCTGGGGCACCGCCGGATCGCGTTCCTCGGCTCACGCACCGGACGCGAGCGTCAGCCTGCCCACCTGCGGCTGCGAGGCTGGCGCGAGGAGCTCGCCGCTGCGGGCATCGAGGCCGACGAGTCCCTGGTCGTCGTCACCGACGGATACGGCCGTGAGGACGGGGCCGTCGCCATGGCGGCCCTCCTGGACCGCGGCGAACGGCCCGACGCCGTCTTCGCGTACAACGACCTCATCGCCATCGGAGCCATGCGCACCCTCTCCGAGCGCGGGCTGAGAATTCCCGACGACGTCGCCGTCGTCGGCTTCGACAACATCGAGGAGAGCCTGTACGGAGCCACCACCCTCACCACCATCGCACCGGACAAGGAAGCCATCGCCCGGCTCGCCGTCGACAGTCTCGTCGAACGGCTCTCCGGCAGTCCGGTACCGGAACCTCGACGGCCCCGCCCCGGTTACCGGCTCATCGTCCGCGAATCGACCGTGATGCGGCCGCCCGCCGAGCAGTCCGGGCCCTGA
- a CDS encoding sugar ABC transporter ATP-binding protein: MAPPEAVPRAPEATAPPAADTVLEARSVSKRFPGVVALDDVTFSLRAGETHALVGENGAGKSTLIKVLTGVYRPDEGELRMTGQQVRFARPFEAQQAGISTIYQEVNLVPLMSVARNIFLGREPKNRLGLIDFGRMHREAADLLDGFGVRVDPRRPLHTLGIGTQQMVALARAVSVNARVVVMDEPTSSLEPREVETLFRVIENLRGQGIAVLYVSHRMDELYRICDRVTVLRDGRHIHTGDLADLDRMQLVSMMLGRDLAEVRRNGTTGFAAEGHDAARTPVLTANGLSRDRQLHDISLSLYAGEVLGLGGLLGSGRSETAKALAGALSLDAGELTVGGRRLRRLTSAGAIRAGISLLPEDRKAEGIVPGLSVRENIVLAAMPRLSRAGVVSRTKQDRIVDIFMKRLRIKAASPEQKVGELSGGNQQKVLLARWLCLEPKVLLLDEPTRGIDVGAKAEVQSLIDDLAGEGLAVLLISSDIEELIEGADRIVVLRGGSVAGELTGDDVGESQLLEVLADHSPAPRPDAESAPAPTGKAPAAQEDPR; the protein is encoded by the coding sequence ATGGCACCACCCGAAGCAGTACCTCGGGCACCGGAGGCGACTGCCCCGCCCGCGGCCGACACCGTCCTCGAAGCCCGCTCGGTGAGCAAGAGGTTCCCGGGCGTCGTCGCTCTCGACGACGTGACCTTCTCCCTGCGCGCGGGGGAGACCCACGCGCTGGTGGGTGAGAACGGCGCCGGCAAGTCCACCCTGATCAAGGTACTGACCGGTGTGTACCGGCCCGACGAGGGCGAACTGCGGATGACCGGCCAACAGGTCAGGTTCGCCCGGCCGTTCGAGGCTCAGCAGGCCGGTATCTCCACGATCTACCAGGAGGTGAACCTCGTCCCGCTGATGAGCGTGGCTCGCAACATCTTCCTGGGCCGCGAGCCGAAGAACCGCCTCGGCCTCATCGACTTCGGCCGTATGCACCGGGAGGCGGCCGACCTGCTGGACGGCTTCGGCGTACGTGTCGACCCCCGGCGGCCCCTGCACACCCTGGGCATCGGCACCCAGCAGATGGTCGCGCTGGCCCGCGCCGTCTCCGTCAACGCCCGGGTCGTCGTCATGGACGAGCCCACCTCCTCGCTCGAACCGCGCGAGGTCGAGACGCTGTTCCGGGTCATCGAGAACCTGCGCGGCCAGGGCATCGCCGTCCTCTACGTCAGCCACCGCATGGACGAGCTCTACCGGATCTGCGACCGCGTCACCGTGCTCCGCGACGGCCGCCACATCCACACCGGAGACCTCGCCGACCTCGACCGCATGCAGCTCGTCTCGATGATGCTCGGCCGCGACCTGGCCGAGGTCCGCCGCAACGGCACGACCGGCTTCGCCGCCGAGGGTCACGACGCGGCACGCACCCCCGTACTCACCGCGAACGGACTCTCCCGCGACCGCCAGCTCCACGACATATCCCTGTCGCTGTACGCCGGTGAAGTACTCGGACTCGGCGGCCTCCTCGGCTCGGGCCGCAGCGAGACGGCGAAGGCCCTGGCCGGCGCCCTGAGCCTGGACGCGGGCGAGCTCACCGTCGGCGGCCGCAGGCTGCGCCGGCTCACCTCCGCGGGCGCCATCCGCGCCGGCATCAGTCTGTTGCCCGAGGACCGCAAGGCCGAAGGGATCGTCCCCGGCCTCTCCGTGCGCGAGAACATCGTGCTGGCCGCCATGCCCCGCCTGTCCCGCGCCGGTGTGGTCTCCCGGACCAAGCAGGACCGCATCGTCGACATCTTCATGAAACGACTGCGGATCAAGGCGGCGAGCCCCGAGCAGAAGGTCGGTGAACTCTCCGGCGGCAACCAGCAGAAGGTCCTCCTCGCCCGATGGCTCTGCCTGGAGCCCAAGGTCCTCCTGCTCGACGAGCCGACACGCGGCATCGACGTCGGTGCCAAGGCCGAGGTCCAGAGCCTCATCGACGACCTCGCCGGGGAAGGGCTGGCCGTCCTGCTCATCTCCTCCGACATCGAGGAACTCATCGAGGGTGCCGACCGCATCGTCGTCCTGCGCGGCGGATCCGTCGCGGGTGAACTGACGGGCGACGACGTCGGCGAGAGCCAGCTGCTCGAAGTGCTCGCCGACCACTCACCGGCGCCCCGCCCCGACGCGGAGTCGGCACCGGCGCCCACCGGGAAGGCCCCGGCAGCTCAGGAGGACCCTCGATGA
- a CDS encoding aldose epimerase family protein, translated as MPRPTVHHQPFGAAQGRSDVDVWTLDSGTGVQAEILTYGGILHSLTVPDTDGSAASVVRSLATLDDYMGKNPFFGALIGRFANRIAHGRFALDGTTHEIPANDRGHALHGGPEGFHTRMWQATGHTRDDAAVVRLTLHSPDGDMGFPGALDVTVTYTLDTAGTLALDYTATTDRPTVVNFTNHAYFALTAEGDILDHTLQVDADTYLPVDAEGIPQGPAADVRGTPFDLTAPQTIGERIVLPDEQLRMAGGFDHCWIVRAPETSDAVRRAARLTAPTTDRILEVWTTEPGIQVYTANQLDGSLADTAGRRHERHGALCLETQHLPDSPNRPDYPGTVLRPGETARSRTEFRFPHLDASAR; from the coding sequence ATGCCTCGCCCCACTGTGCACCACCAACCGTTCGGCGCCGCCCAGGGCCGCTCCGACGTCGATGTCTGGACTCTCGACTCCGGTACGGGAGTCCAGGCCGAGATCCTCACCTACGGCGGCATCCTGCACAGCCTCACCGTGCCCGACACCGACGGATCCGCCGCCTCGGTCGTACGGTCCCTGGCCACGCTCGACGACTACATGGGGAAGAACCCCTTCTTCGGCGCTCTCATCGGCCGCTTCGCCAACCGCATCGCCCACGGCCGCTTCGCCCTCGACGGGACCACCCACGAGATCCCCGCCAACGACCGCGGCCACGCACTGCACGGCGGCCCCGAGGGGTTCCACACCAGAATGTGGCAGGCCACCGGTCACACCCGCGACGACGCCGCGGTCGTCCGGCTGACCCTGCACAGCCCCGACGGCGACATGGGGTTCCCCGGAGCGCTCGACGTCACCGTGACGTACACCCTCGACACGGCGGGCACACTCGCCCTCGACTACACCGCGACCACCGACCGCCCCACGGTCGTCAACTTCACCAACCACGCGTACTTCGCCCTGACCGCGGAGGGCGACATCCTCGACCACACGCTGCAGGTGGACGCCGACACCTACCTGCCCGTCGACGCGGAGGGCATCCCGCAGGGCCCCGCCGCCGACGTACGCGGCACGCCGTTCGACCTCACCGCCCCGCAGACCATCGGGGAGCGGATCGTGCTGCCGGACGAACAACTGCGCATGGCGGGCGGCTTCGACCACTGCTGGATCGTCCGCGCGCCCGAGACCTCGGATGCCGTGCGACGGGCCGCGCGGCTCACCGCTCCCACGACGGACCGGATCCTGGAAGTCTGGACCACCGAACCCGGCATCCAGGTCTACACCGCCAACCAGCTGGACGGCTCGCTCGCCGACACCGCGGGCCGGCGACACGAGCGGCACGGCGCGCTGTGCCTGGAGACCCAGCACCTGCCCGACTCACCCAACCGCCCGGACTACCCCGGTACCGTCCTGCGACCCGGTGAGACCGCGCGCAGCCGCACCGAGTTCCGGTTCCCGCACCTCGACGCGTCCGCGCGCTGA